A genomic window from Lotus japonicus ecotype B-129 chromosome 1, LjGifu_v1.2 includes:
- the LOC130730493 gene encoding pre-mRNA-processing factor 39-1 isoform X4 has protein sequence MPWSRTITIFSTDINQAPFIRFPTSKFHFSNFPQKPKKQGFNLLHCNEAVNLHFSMGDSETVVADASAAEAYAASASAGHADTVMDPVPEAGAATGEASQANSAYGYGEGNVYARDPNSGQLGGTGDSKQAAGVVDANEAGNAAAENSVVPEYNSTANGSVVTNAAGLENGNAVDNVDGSADEKQLADGYAALSAEEDRLWNIVSANSLDFTAWTALIEETEKVAEDNILKIRRVYDAFLGEFPLCYGYWKKYADHEARLGAVDKVVEVYERAVQGVTYSVDMWLHYCIFAISTYGDPDTVRRIRATVISPFYGGKALMGLLFERGLAYVGTDYLSFPLWDKYIEYEYMQQDWARLAMIYTRILENPNQQLDRYFNSFKELAGSRPLSELRTADEAAAVTGVASEATDQPLEGEDRPDGAEISPKPVSAGLTEAEELEKYIAIREELYKKAKEFDSKIIGFETAIRRPYFHVRPLNIGELENWHNYLDFIEREGDLSKIVKLYERCVIACANYPEYWIRYVLCMEASANMDLANNVLARATQVFVKRQPEIHLFCARFKEQAGDIAGARAAYQLVHTETSPGLLEAIIKHGNMEYRLGELEDAFSLYEQAIAIEKGKEHSQTLPMLFAQYSRFVYLASENAEKAREILVGGLENVSLSKPLLEALLHFEAIQPQPKRVDMDFLESLVVKFIVPNPESPTVASAAEREELSSIFLEFLNLFGDVQSIKRGEDRHAKLFLPHRSMSELKKRSAEDFLASNKTKVSRTYSVQSPAQSVMGAYPNAPNQWTNYGAQPQTWPAVPQIQGQQWPAGYNQQASYGTYPGYGGNYANPQLPTSVPQNTAAYGAYPPAYPVQPAVPQQTYVQPVAAPTQQPAAVPQAYYGSYY, from the exons ATGCCATGGAGCCGCACCATCACCATCTTCTCCACTGATATAAACCAAGCACCCTTCATTCGGTTCCCTACTTCGAAATTCCACTTCTCAAATTTCCCCCAAAAACCGAAGAAGCAgggtttcaatcttcttcactGCAACGAAGCGGTTAATCTCCATTTCAG TATGGGAGATAGTGAGACAGTAGTTGCTGATGCATCTGCGGCGGAGGCGtatgctgcttctgcttctgctggACATGCTGACACCGTCATGGATCCTGTTCCTGAGGCTGGTGCTGCTACTGGAGAAGCTTCTCAGGCTAATTCTGCTTATGGATATGGTGAGGGGAATGTGTATGCTAGGGATCCTAATTCCGGCCAGTTGGGTGGAACCGGTGATTCCAAGCAAGCTGCTGGAGTTGTCGATGCTAATGAGGCTGGAAATGCGGCTGCGGAGAATAGTGTAGTTCCTGAATACAACTCAACTGCAAATGGCAGTGTAGTGACAAATGCTGCGGGACTTGAAAACGGGAACGCGGTGGACAATGTTGATGGGTCAGCTGATGAGAAACAGCTTGCAGATGGTTATG CTGCCTTGTCTGCTGAAGAAGATCGACTGTGGAATATTGTTAGTGCTAATTCTTTAGATTTTACTGCTTGGACTGCCTTGATTGAAGAGACTGAGAAGGTGGCAGAG GACAACATCTTGAAGATTAGAAGAGTCTATGATGCTTTTTTAGGAGAATTTCCTTTGTGTTATGGTTATTGGAAGAAATATGCTGACCATGAGGCACGTCTTGGCGCTGTTGATAAAGTTGTTGAAGTGTATGAGCGTGCTGTTCAAGGAGTTACATACTCAGTGGATATGTGGTTGCATTATTGCATATTTGCTATAAGCACATATGGGGATCCAGACACAGTTCGTAG AATACGTGCGACAGTGATATCTCCCTTTTATGGCGGAAAAGCTTTGATGGGATT GCTTTTTGAACGAGGATTAGCTTATGTTGGAACAGATtatctttcttttcctctttggGATAAATACATAGAATATGAATATATGCAGCAAGACTGGGCCCGCCTTGCCATGATCTACACCAGAATATTGGAGAATCCAAATCAGCAGCTGGATCGGTATTTTAACAG CTTCAAGGAGTTAGCTGGCAGTCGACCATTGTCAGAATTACGGACTGCTGATGAAGCTGCTGCAGTGACAGGTGTTGCTTCAGAGGCTACTGACCAACCTCTTGAGGGAGAGGACCGTCCTGATGGTGCAGAGATTTCTCCTAAACCTGTAAGTGCTGGCTTAACAGAGGCAGAAGAGTTGGAGAAGTATATCGCCATTAGAGAAGAGCTGTATAAGAAAGCTAAAGAGTTCGATTCTAAGATCATTGGTTTTGAAACAGCCATCAGGAGGCCCTACTTTCATGTACGGCCCCTCAATATTGGAGAGCTTGAGAACTGGCATAACTACCTGGACTTTATAGAAAGAGAAGGTGACTTAAGCAAG ATTGTCAAGTTGTATGAGAGATGTGTGATTGCATGTGCCAATTATCCTGAGTACTGGATACGCTATGTTTTATGTATGGAAGCTAGTGCAAACATGGATCTTGCAAATAATGTGCTTGCTCGGGCAACCCAAGTATTTGTGAAG AGACAACCAGAGATACATCTATTTTGTGCTCGGTTCAAGGAGCAGGCGGGAGATATAGCTGGTGCTAGAGCTGCGTATCAACTAGTGCATACTGAAACTTCTCCTGGTCTTCTTGAAGCAATAATAAAACACGGCAATATGGAATATCGACTG GGTGAGTTGGAGGATGCATTCTCGTTGTATGAACAGGCTATTGCCATTGAGAAAGGAAAAGAACATTCACAAACATTGCCAATGTTGTTTGCTCAGTATTCTCGATTTGTTTATTTG GCTTCTGAGAATGCAGAAAAAGCAAGAGAGATTCTAGTTGGGGGGCTTGAAAATGTTTCTTTGTCTAAGCCACTACTTGAG GCTTTATTGCATTTTGAGGCTATTCAACCACAGCCTAAGCGAGTTGATATGGACTTTCTGGAGTCATTGGTTGTCAAATTCATAGTGCCCAATCCAGAGAGCCCTACTGTAGCAAGTGCTGCAGAGCGTGAGGAACTCTCCAGCATTTTTTTGGAG TTTTTAAATCTCTTTGGAGAtgttcaatctatcaagaggGGCGAGGATAGGCATGCCAAACTTTTCTTGCCACATAGGAGCATGTCGGAGTTGAAGAAACGTAGTGCAGAAGATTTCTTAGCTTCCAACAAAACTAAAGTCTCAAGAACTTATTCTGTTCAGTCACCTGCTCAATCTGTGATGGGTGCATATCCCAATGCACCGAACCAATGGACTAACTATGGAGCACAACCTCAAACTTGGCCAGCAGTCCCACAAATACAAGGACAACAATGGCCTGCTGGCTACAACCAGCAG GCTTCCTATGGGACTTATCCTGGATATGGGGGCAACTATGCAAACCCGCAGTTGCCTACGTCAGTCCCACAAAATACTGCTGCATACGGAGCTTATCCTCCTGCATATCCTGTACAG CCTGCAGTTCCTCAACAGACTTACGTACAACCTGTCGCAGCTCCTACACAGCAACCCGCTGCAGTTCCTCAGGCCTATTACGGGAGTTACTATTGA
- the LOC130730493 gene encoding pre-mRNA-processing factor 39-1 isoform X3 — translation MQQDWARLAMIYTRILENPNQQLDRYFNSFKELAGSRPLSELRTADEAAAVTGVASEATDQPLEGEDRPDGAEISPKPVSAGLTEAEELEKYIAIREELYKKAKEFDSKIIGFETAIRRPYFHVRPLNIGELENWHNYLDFIEREGDLSKIVKLYERCVIACANYPEYWIRYVLCMEASANMDLANNVLARATQVFVKRQPEIHLFCARFKEQAGDIAGARAAYQLVHTETSPGLLEAIIKHGNMEYRLGELEDAFSLYEQAIAIEKGKEHSQTLPMLFAQYSRFVYLASENAEKAREILVGGLENVSLSKPLLEALLHFEAIQPQPKRVDMDFLESLVVKFIVPNPESPTVASAAEREELSSIFLEFLNLFGDVQSIKRGEDRHAKLFLPHRSMSELKKRSAEDFLASNKTKVSRTYSVQSPAQSVMGAYPNAPNQWTNYGAQPQTWPAVPQIQGQQWPAGYNQQASYGTYPGYGGNYANPQLPTSVPQNTAAYGAYPPAYPVQPAVPQQTYVQPVAAPTQQPAAVPQAYYGSYY, via the exons ATGCAGCAAGACTGGGCCCGCCTTGCCATGATCTACACCAGAATATTGGAGAATCCAAATCAGCAGCTGGATCGGTATTTTAACAG CTTCAAGGAGTTAGCTGGCAGTCGACCATTGTCAGAATTACGGACTGCTGATGAAGCTGCTGCAGTGACAGGTGTTGCTTCAGAGGCTACTGACCAACCTCTTGAGGGAGAGGACCGTCCTGATGGTGCAGAGATTTCTCCTAAACCTGTAAGTGCTGGCTTAACAGAGGCAGAAGAGTTGGAGAAGTATATCGCCATTAGAGAAGAGCTGTATAAGAAAGCTAAAGAGTTCGATTCTAAGATCATTGGTTTTGAAACAGCCATCAGGAGGCCCTACTTTCATGTACGGCCCCTCAATATTGGAGAGCTTGAGAACTGGCATAACTACCTGGACTTTATAGAAAGAGAAGGTGACTTAAGCAAG ATTGTCAAGTTGTATGAGAGATGTGTGATTGCATGTGCCAATTATCCTGAGTACTGGATACGCTATGTTTTATGTATGGAAGCTAGTGCAAACATGGATCTTGCAAATAATGTGCTTGCTCGGGCAACCCAAGTATTTGTGAAG AGACAACCAGAGATACATCTATTTTGTGCTCGGTTCAAGGAGCAGGCGGGAGATATAGCTGGTGCTAGAGCTGCGTATCAACTAGTGCATACTGAAACTTCTCCTGGTCTTCTTGAAGCAATAATAAAACACGGCAATATGGAATATCGACTG GGTGAGTTGGAGGATGCATTCTCGTTGTATGAACAGGCTATTGCCATTGAGAAAGGAAAAGAACATTCACAAACATTGCCAATGTTGTTTGCTCAGTATTCTCGATTTGTTTATTTG GCTTCTGAGAATGCAGAAAAAGCAAGAGAGATTCTAGTTGGGGGGCTTGAAAATGTTTCTTTGTCTAAGCCACTACTTGAG GCTTTATTGCATTTTGAGGCTATTCAACCACAGCCTAAGCGAGTTGATATGGACTTTCTGGAGTCATTGGTTGTCAAATTCATAGTGCCCAATCCAGAGAGCCCTACTGTAGCAAGTGCTGCAGAGCGTGAGGAACTCTCCAGCATTTTTTTGGAG TTTTTAAATCTCTTTGGAGAtgttcaatctatcaagaggGGCGAGGATAGGCATGCCAAACTTTTCTTGCCACATAGGAGCATGTCGGAGTTGAAGAAACGTAGTGCAGAAGATTTCTTAGCTTCCAACAAAACTAAAGTCTCAAGAACTTATTCTGTTCAGTCACCTGCTCAATCTGTGATGGGTGCATATCCCAATGCACCGAACCAATGGACTAACTATGGAGCACAACCTCAAACTTGGCCAGCAGTCCCACAAATACAAGGACAACAATGGCCTGCTGGCTACAACCAGCAG GCTTCCTATGGGACTTATCCTGGATATGGGGGCAACTATGCAAACCCGCAGTTGCCTACGTCAGTCCCACAAAATACTGCTGCATACGGAGCTTATCCTCCTGCATATCCTGTACAG CCTGCAGTTCCTCAACAGACTTACGTACAACCTGTCGCAGCTCCTACACAGCAACCCGCTGCAGTTCCTCAGGCCTATTACGGGAGTTACTATTGA
- the LOC130730493 gene encoding pre-mRNA-processing factor 39-1 isoform X2, with translation MPWSRTITIFSTDINQAPFIRFPTSKFHFSNFPQKPKKQGFNLLHCNEAVNLHFSMGDSETVVADASAAEAYAASASAGHADTVMDPVPEAGAATGEASQANSAYGYGEGNVYARDPNSGQLGGTGDSKQAAGVVDANEAGNAAAENSVVPEYNSTANGSVVTNAAGLENGNAVDNVDGSADEKQLADGYAALSAEEDRLWNIVSANSLDFTAWTALIEETEKVAEDNILKIRRVYDAFLGEFPLCYGYWKKYADHEARLGAVDKVVEVYERAVQGVTYSVDMWLHYCIFAISTYGDPDTVRRLFERGLAYVGTDYLSFPLWDKYIEYEYMQQDWARLAMIYTRILENPNQQLDRYFNSFKELAGSRPLSELRTADEAAAVTGVASEATDQPLEGEDRPDGAEISPKPVSAGLTEAEELEKYIAIREELYKKAKEFDSKIIGFETAIRRPYFHVRPLNIGELENWHNYLDFIEREGDLSKIVKLYERCVIACANYPEYWIRYVLCMEASANMDLANNVLARATQVFVKRQPEIHLFCARFKEQAGDIAGARAAYQLVHTETSPGLLEAIIKHGNMEYRLGELEDAFSLYEQAIAIEKGKEHSQTLPMLFAQYSRFVYLASENAEKAREILVGGLENVSLSKPLLEALLHFEAIQPQPKRVDMDFLESLVVKFIVPNPESPTVASAAEREELSSIFLEFLNLFGDVQSIKRGEDRHAKLFLPHRSMSELKKRSAEDFLASNKTKVSRTYSVQSPAQSVMGAYPNAPNQWTNYGAQPQTWPAVPQIQGQQWPAGYNQQASYGTYPGYGGNYANPQLPTSVPQNTAAYGAYPPAYPVQPAVPQQTYVQPVAAPTQQPAAVPQAYYGSYY, from the exons ATGCCATGGAGCCGCACCATCACCATCTTCTCCACTGATATAAACCAAGCACCCTTCATTCGGTTCCCTACTTCGAAATTCCACTTCTCAAATTTCCCCCAAAAACCGAAGAAGCAgggtttcaatcttcttcactGCAACGAAGCGGTTAATCTCCATTTCAG TATGGGAGATAGTGAGACAGTAGTTGCTGATGCATCTGCGGCGGAGGCGtatgctgcttctgcttctgctggACATGCTGACACCGTCATGGATCCTGTTCCTGAGGCTGGTGCTGCTACTGGAGAAGCTTCTCAGGCTAATTCTGCTTATGGATATGGTGAGGGGAATGTGTATGCTAGGGATCCTAATTCCGGCCAGTTGGGTGGAACCGGTGATTCCAAGCAAGCTGCTGGAGTTGTCGATGCTAATGAGGCTGGAAATGCGGCTGCGGAGAATAGTGTAGTTCCTGAATACAACTCAACTGCAAATGGCAGTGTAGTGACAAATGCTGCGGGACTTGAAAACGGGAACGCGGTGGACAATGTTGATGGGTCAGCTGATGAGAAACAGCTTGCAGATGGTTATG CTGCCTTGTCTGCTGAAGAAGATCGACTGTGGAATATTGTTAGTGCTAATTCTTTAGATTTTACTGCTTGGACTGCCTTGATTGAAGAGACTGAGAAGGTGGCAGAG GACAACATCTTGAAGATTAGAAGAGTCTATGATGCTTTTTTAGGAGAATTTCCTTTGTGTTATGGTTATTGGAAGAAATATGCTGACCATGAGGCACGTCTTGGCGCTGTTGATAAAGTTGTTGAAGTGTATGAGCGTGCTGTTCAAGGAGTTACATACTCAGTGGATATGTGGTTGCATTATTGCATATTTGCTATAAGCACATATGGGGATCCAGACACAGTTCGTAG GCTTTTTGAACGAGGATTAGCTTATGTTGGAACAGATtatctttcttttcctctttggGATAAATACATAGAATATGAATATATGCAGCAAGACTGGGCCCGCCTTGCCATGATCTACACCAGAATATTGGAGAATCCAAATCAGCAGCTGGATCGGTATTTTAACAG CTTCAAGGAGTTAGCTGGCAGTCGACCATTGTCAGAATTACGGACTGCTGATGAAGCTGCTGCAGTGACAGGTGTTGCTTCAGAGGCTACTGACCAACCTCTTGAGGGAGAGGACCGTCCTGATGGTGCAGAGATTTCTCCTAAACCTGTAAGTGCTGGCTTAACAGAGGCAGAAGAGTTGGAGAAGTATATCGCCATTAGAGAAGAGCTGTATAAGAAAGCTAAAGAGTTCGATTCTAAGATCATTGGTTTTGAAACAGCCATCAGGAGGCCCTACTTTCATGTACGGCCCCTCAATATTGGAGAGCTTGAGAACTGGCATAACTACCTGGACTTTATAGAAAGAGAAGGTGACTTAAGCAAG ATTGTCAAGTTGTATGAGAGATGTGTGATTGCATGTGCCAATTATCCTGAGTACTGGATACGCTATGTTTTATGTATGGAAGCTAGTGCAAACATGGATCTTGCAAATAATGTGCTTGCTCGGGCAACCCAAGTATTTGTGAAG AGACAACCAGAGATACATCTATTTTGTGCTCGGTTCAAGGAGCAGGCGGGAGATATAGCTGGTGCTAGAGCTGCGTATCAACTAGTGCATACTGAAACTTCTCCTGGTCTTCTTGAAGCAATAATAAAACACGGCAATATGGAATATCGACTG GGTGAGTTGGAGGATGCATTCTCGTTGTATGAACAGGCTATTGCCATTGAGAAAGGAAAAGAACATTCACAAACATTGCCAATGTTGTTTGCTCAGTATTCTCGATTTGTTTATTTG GCTTCTGAGAATGCAGAAAAAGCAAGAGAGATTCTAGTTGGGGGGCTTGAAAATGTTTCTTTGTCTAAGCCACTACTTGAG GCTTTATTGCATTTTGAGGCTATTCAACCACAGCCTAAGCGAGTTGATATGGACTTTCTGGAGTCATTGGTTGTCAAATTCATAGTGCCCAATCCAGAGAGCCCTACTGTAGCAAGTGCTGCAGAGCGTGAGGAACTCTCCAGCATTTTTTTGGAG TTTTTAAATCTCTTTGGAGAtgttcaatctatcaagaggGGCGAGGATAGGCATGCCAAACTTTTCTTGCCACATAGGAGCATGTCGGAGTTGAAGAAACGTAGTGCAGAAGATTTCTTAGCTTCCAACAAAACTAAAGTCTCAAGAACTTATTCTGTTCAGTCACCTGCTCAATCTGTGATGGGTGCATATCCCAATGCACCGAACCAATGGACTAACTATGGAGCACAACCTCAAACTTGGCCAGCAGTCCCACAAATACAAGGACAACAATGGCCTGCTGGCTACAACCAGCAG GCTTCCTATGGGACTTATCCTGGATATGGGGGCAACTATGCAAACCCGCAGTTGCCTACGTCAGTCCCACAAAATACTGCTGCATACGGAGCTTATCCTCCTGCATATCCTGTACAG CCTGCAGTTCCTCAACAGACTTACGTACAACCTGTCGCAGCTCCTACACAGCAACCCGCTGCAGTTCCTCAGGCCTATTACGGGAGTTACTATTGA
- the LOC130730493 gene encoding pre-mRNA-processing factor 39-1 isoform X1: MPWSRTITIFSTDINQAPFIRFPTSKFHFSNFPQKPKKQGFNLLHCNEAVNLHFSMGDSETVVADASAAEAYAASASAGHADTVMDPVPEAGAATGEASQANSAYGYGEGNVYARDPNSGQLGGTGDSKQAAGVVDANEAGNAAAENSVVPEYNSTANGSVVTNAAGLENGNAVDNVDGSADEKQLADGYAAALSAEEDRLWNIVSANSLDFTAWTALIEETEKVAEDNILKIRRVYDAFLGEFPLCYGYWKKYADHEARLGAVDKVVEVYERAVQGVTYSVDMWLHYCIFAISTYGDPDTVRRLFERGLAYVGTDYLSFPLWDKYIEYEYMQQDWARLAMIYTRILENPNQQLDRYFNSFKELAGSRPLSELRTADEAAAVTGVASEATDQPLEGEDRPDGAEISPKPVSAGLTEAEELEKYIAIREELYKKAKEFDSKIIGFETAIRRPYFHVRPLNIGELENWHNYLDFIEREGDLSKIVKLYERCVIACANYPEYWIRYVLCMEASANMDLANNVLARATQVFVKRQPEIHLFCARFKEQAGDIAGARAAYQLVHTETSPGLLEAIIKHGNMEYRLGELEDAFSLYEQAIAIEKGKEHSQTLPMLFAQYSRFVYLASENAEKAREILVGGLENVSLSKPLLEALLHFEAIQPQPKRVDMDFLESLVVKFIVPNPESPTVASAAEREELSSIFLEFLNLFGDVQSIKRGEDRHAKLFLPHRSMSELKKRSAEDFLASNKTKVSRTYSVQSPAQSVMGAYPNAPNQWTNYGAQPQTWPAVPQIQGQQWPAGYNQQASYGTYPGYGGNYANPQLPTSVPQNTAAYGAYPPAYPVQPAVPQQTYVQPVAAPTQQPAAVPQAYYGSYY, encoded by the exons ATGCCATGGAGCCGCACCATCACCATCTTCTCCACTGATATAAACCAAGCACCCTTCATTCGGTTCCCTACTTCGAAATTCCACTTCTCAAATTTCCCCCAAAAACCGAAGAAGCAgggtttcaatcttcttcactGCAACGAAGCGGTTAATCTCCATTTCAG TATGGGAGATAGTGAGACAGTAGTTGCTGATGCATCTGCGGCGGAGGCGtatgctgcttctgcttctgctggACATGCTGACACCGTCATGGATCCTGTTCCTGAGGCTGGTGCTGCTACTGGAGAAGCTTCTCAGGCTAATTCTGCTTATGGATATGGTGAGGGGAATGTGTATGCTAGGGATCCTAATTCCGGCCAGTTGGGTGGAACCGGTGATTCCAAGCAAGCTGCTGGAGTTGTCGATGCTAATGAGGCTGGAAATGCGGCTGCGGAGAATAGTGTAGTTCCTGAATACAACTCAACTGCAAATGGCAGTGTAGTGACAAATGCTGCGGGACTTGAAAACGGGAACGCGGTGGACAATGTTGATGGGTCAGCTGATGAGAAACAGCTTGCAGATGGTTATG CAGCTGCCTTGTCTGCTGAAGAAGATCGACTGTGGAATATTGTTAGTGCTAATTCTTTAGATTTTACTGCTTGGACTGCCTTGATTGAAGAGACTGAGAAGGTGGCAGAG GACAACATCTTGAAGATTAGAAGAGTCTATGATGCTTTTTTAGGAGAATTTCCTTTGTGTTATGGTTATTGGAAGAAATATGCTGACCATGAGGCACGTCTTGGCGCTGTTGATAAAGTTGTTGAAGTGTATGAGCGTGCTGTTCAAGGAGTTACATACTCAGTGGATATGTGGTTGCATTATTGCATATTTGCTATAAGCACATATGGGGATCCAGACACAGTTCGTAG GCTTTTTGAACGAGGATTAGCTTATGTTGGAACAGATtatctttcttttcctctttggGATAAATACATAGAATATGAATATATGCAGCAAGACTGGGCCCGCCTTGCCATGATCTACACCAGAATATTGGAGAATCCAAATCAGCAGCTGGATCGGTATTTTAACAG CTTCAAGGAGTTAGCTGGCAGTCGACCATTGTCAGAATTACGGACTGCTGATGAAGCTGCTGCAGTGACAGGTGTTGCTTCAGAGGCTACTGACCAACCTCTTGAGGGAGAGGACCGTCCTGATGGTGCAGAGATTTCTCCTAAACCTGTAAGTGCTGGCTTAACAGAGGCAGAAGAGTTGGAGAAGTATATCGCCATTAGAGAAGAGCTGTATAAGAAAGCTAAAGAGTTCGATTCTAAGATCATTGGTTTTGAAACAGCCATCAGGAGGCCCTACTTTCATGTACGGCCCCTCAATATTGGAGAGCTTGAGAACTGGCATAACTACCTGGACTTTATAGAAAGAGAAGGTGACTTAAGCAAG ATTGTCAAGTTGTATGAGAGATGTGTGATTGCATGTGCCAATTATCCTGAGTACTGGATACGCTATGTTTTATGTATGGAAGCTAGTGCAAACATGGATCTTGCAAATAATGTGCTTGCTCGGGCAACCCAAGTATTTGTGAAG AGACAACCAGAGATACATCTATTTTGTGCTCGGTTCAAGGAGCAGGCGGGAGATATAGCTGGTGCTAGAGCTGCGTATCAACTAGTGCATACTGAAACTTCTCCTGGTCTTCTTGAAGCAATAATAAAACACGGCAATATGGAATATCGACTG GGTGAGTTGGAGGATGCATTCTCGTTGTATGAACAGGCTATTGCCATTGAGAAAGGAAAAGAACATTCACAAACATTGCCAATGTTGTTTGCTCAGTATTCTCGATTTGTTTATTTG GCTTCTGAGAATGCAGAAAAAGCAAGAGAGATTCTAGTTGGGGGGCTTGAAAATGTTTCTTTGTCTAAGCCACTACTTGAG GCTTTATTGCATTTTGAGGCTATTCAACCACAGCCTAAGCGAGTTGATATGGACTTTCTGGAGTCATTGGTTGTCAAATTCATAGTGCCCAATCCAGAGAGCCCTACTGTAGCAAGTGCTGCAGAGCGTGAGGAACTCTCCAGCATTTTTTTGGAG TTTTTAAATCTCTTTGGAGAtgttcaatctatcaagaggGGCGAGGATAGGCATGCCAAACTTTTCTTGCCACATAGGAGCATGTCGGAGTTGAAGAAACGTAGTGCAGAAGATTTCTTAGCTTCCAACAAAACTAAAGTCTCAAGAACTTATTCTGTTCAGTCACCTGCTCAATCTGTGATGGGTGCATATCCCAATGCACCGAACCAATGGACTAACTATGGAGCACAACCTCAAACTTGGCCAGCAGTCCCACAAATACAAGGACAACAATGGCCTGCTGGCTACAACCAGCAG GCTTCCTATGGGACTTATCCTGGATATGGGGGCAACTATGCAAACCCGCAGTTGCCTACGTCAGTCCCACAAAATACTGCTGCATACGGAGCTTATCCTCCTGCATATCCTGTACAG CCTGCAGTTCCTCAACAGACTTACGTACAACCTGTCGCAGCTCCTACACAGCAACCCGCTGCAGTTCCTCAGGCCTATTACGGGAGTTACTATTGA